A single genomic interval of Malania oleifera isolate guangnan ecotype guangnan chromosome 11, ASM2987363v1, whole genome shotgun sequence harbors:
- the LOC131168244 gene encoding metalloendoproteinase 3-MMP-like: MAAIYHFPVLVGALLLLLALIHPLPVQSRGLKATVSRQSFAFLQHLQGCHKGQNVKGLHQLKRYLEHFGYLHYKTNLTHAKDDDFDDYVESAVKTYQSHYHLNVTGNLDHETVKQMMLPRCGNPDIVDGSSSLAGGKRHHHHNHGGHSNHFHQVSHYSFFDGNPRWPSSKTHLTYTFRSSAPVVQLQLLRSVSVRAFQRWTDVSRFTFEEVPQGAPADIEIGFHRRDHGDGHAFDGILGTLAHAFAPTVGMLHYDADENWSTNPTNQQVDLESVAVHEIGHILGLGHSLVTDAIMFAQFKYGATKRELHADDIQGIRALYT; encoded by the exons ATGGCTGCTATTTATCATTTCCCAGTTCTTGTAGGAGCCCTCCTGCTTCTACTTGCCCTAATACACCCTCTCCCCGTCCAGTCCAGAGGTCTGAAAGCTACAGTCAGTAGGCAGTCCTTCGCCTTCCTCCAGCATTTGCAGGGTTGCCATAAGGGCCAAAACGTGAAGGGCCTGCATCAGCTCAAACGGTACCTCGAACATTTTGGATACCTTCACTACAAAACTAATCTTACACATGCCAAGGACGACGATTTCGATGATTACGTGGAGTCTGCGGTGAAGACGTACCAGTCTCATTATCATTTGAATGTCACTGGAAACCTCGACCACGAAACCGTGAAGCAAATGATGCTCCCACGGTGCGGCAACCCCGATATCGTTGATGGCTCTTCTTCACTGGCTGGTGGCAAGAGACACCATCACCACAATCACGGAGGACACTCTAATCACTTCCACcag GTATCTCATTACAGTTTTTTCGACGGAAACCCAAGATGGCCATCATCCAAAACCCATCTCACCTACACCTTTCGATCCAGTGCTCCCGTTGTGCAGTTGCAGTTGCTTCGGTCTGTCTCTGTTCGTGCTTTCCAGAGATGGACAGATGTTAGCCGATTCACCTTCGAGGAGGTGCCGCAAGGTGCCCCGGCCGATATTGAGATAGGGTTTCACAGGCGCGACCATGGAGATGGGCATGCATTTGACGGGATTTTGGGCACCCTGGCTCACGCTTTTGCACCTACGGTGGGGATGCTCCATTATGATGCTGATGAAAATTGGAGCACAAATCCAACGAACCAACAAGTGGACTTGGAATCGGTGGCCGTGCATGAGATAGGGCACATTCTTGGGCTTGGTCACAGTTTAGTTACAGATGCCATAATGTTTGCGCAGTTCAAGTACGGAGCTACCAAGAGAGAGCTCCATGCAGATGATATTCAAGGCATACGTGCCTTGTACACTTaa